Proteins encoded in a region of the Anoxybacillus amylolyticus genome:
- a CDS encoding Mrp/NBP35 family ATP-binding protein: MLMEKDVQALLENMQDPFLHKTFKETNAIQEIKIKEEKGHVSVKIALAKTGTAEQLRVQTDVVQTLKNAGAASVGLRFTQLPDEEIAKYRGEEKQPTYIAIASGKGGVGKSTVSVNLAVSLARLGKKVGLVDADIYGFSIPDMMGIVERPVVRGEKIIPVERFGVKVISMGFFVEDNAPVIWRGPMLGKMLNNFFKEVEWGELDYLLLDLPPGTGDVALDVHTMLPSCKEIIVTTPHPTAAFVAARAGAMALRTEHEVIGVIENMSYFESKLTREKEYVFGKGGGEKLAKELQTELLGQLPLQQPDWNDDDFAPSVYGEDHPIGKIYMNIARKIVEKC, translated from the coding sequence ATGTTGATGGAAAAAGATGTGCAGGCGCTGCTAGAAAACATGCAAGACCCATTTTTACATAAAACGTTCAAAGAAACAAACGCTATTCAAGAGATTAAAATTAAAGAAGAGAAAGGACATGTAAGTGTAAAAATTGCGCTTGCCAAAACAGGAACAGCTGAACAACTGCGAGTTCAAACGGATGTCGTCCAAACGTTAAAAAATGCCGGAGCAGCGTCGGTCGGTCTACGTTTTACCCAATTACCAGATGAGGAAATCGCTAAATATCGTGGCGAAGAAAAACAGCCGACATACATTGCAATCGCTAGTGGCAAAGGAGGCGTTGGAAAATCAACGGTTTCTGTCAACCTTGCGGTTTCCCTTGCTCGCCTTGGCAAAAAAGTAGGGCTAGTTGATGCTGACATTTATGGGTTTAGCATTCCTGATATGATGGGGATTGTAGAACGTCCGGTAGTGCGTGGAGAAAAAATTATTCCGGTGGAACGATTTGGAGTAAAAGTGATTTCAATGGGCTTTTTTGTCGAAGATAATGCCCCTGTCATTTGGCGCGGTCCGATGCTAGGGAAAATGTTGAATAACTTTTTCAAAGAAGTGGAATGGGGAGAACTTGATTATTTATTGTTAGATCTCCCACCGGGAACAGGGGATGTCGCTTTAGATGTCCATACGATGCTTCCTTCCTGTAAAGAAATTATTGTTACCACCCCGCACCCAACCGCAGCATTTGTTGCGGCGCGTGCAGGAGCGATGGCTCTTCGCACGGAGCATGAAGTCATAGGGGTCATTGAAAATATGTCGTATTTTGAAAGCAAGCTGACAAGGGAAAAAGAATATGTATTTGGCAAAGGTGGCGGAGAGAAGTTAGCAAAGGAATTGCAAACCGAACTGCTAGGACAATTACCGCTCCAACAGCCTGACTGGAATGACGACGATTTTGCCCCGTCAGTATATGGAGAAGACCATCCAATTGGAAAAATATATATGAATATTGCTCGTAAAATTGTGGAGAAATGTTAA
- the rplM gene encoding 50S ribosomal protein L13 translates to MRTTYMAKPNEVERKWYVVDAEGKTLGRLASEVAAILRGKHKPTYTPHVDTGDHVIIINAEKVELTGKKLTDKLYYRHSLHPGGLKVRTALEMRTNYPEQMLERAIRGMLPKGRLGRQMFKKLHVYRGSEHPHQAQKPEVYELRG, encoded by the coding sequence ATGCGTACAACTTATATGGCGAAGCCAAATGAAGTAGAACGTAAATGGTACGTTGTTGACGCTGAAGGAAAAACATTAGGGCGTCTTGCGAGTGAAGTAGCAGCAATTTTACGCGGCAAACATAAACCAACTTACACACCACATGTGGACACTGGTGACCATGTCATCATCATCAATGCGGAAAAAGTTGAGTTAACAGGCAAAAAGTTAACGGACAAATTATACTATCGCCACAGCTTACATCCAGGCGGACTAAAAGTAAGAACAGCGCTTGAAATGCGCACAAACTACCCAGAACAAATGCTTGAACGAGCAATTCGTGGCATGTTGCCAAAAGGTCGTCTTGGCCGTCAAATGTTCAAAAAGTTGCATGTTTACCGTGGAAGCGAACATCCACATCAAGCACAAAAACCAGAAGTTTATGAACTTCGCGGATAA
- a CDS encoding energy-coupling factor ABC transporter ATP-binding protein, with the protein MDIVFEQVDYIYHANSPFAQRALYEVNLAIEHRSFVAIVGHTGSGKSTLLQHLNGLLVPTNGKVRIGEYTLTNRQKQKQLKPLRRKVGVVFQFPEHQLFEETVEKDICFGPLNFGVSEEVAKQKAKEALALVGLPEQLLSQSPFDLSGGQMRRVAIAGILAMEPDVLVLDEPTAGLDPYGRKEIMELFARLHRERQLTTILVTHNMEDAAKYADYIVVMQKGTVWKTGTPQAIFRDIDELLQVGLNVPETVLLKRKLEEKIGREIPSPCLTNEQLVAGIKALLFGGRLS; encoded by the coding sequence ATGGACATTGTATTTGAACAAGTAGATTATATTTATCATGCCAACTCGCCATTTGCGCAACGAGCGCTTTATGAAGTGAACTTAGCTATCGAACATAGATCGTTTGTCGCCATTGTCGGTCATACCGGTTCGGGAAAATCGACATTGCTTCAACATTTAAATGGCTTATTAGTGCCGACGAATGGAAAAGTACGCATCGGGGAATATACATTAACTAATCGTCAAAAACAAAAACAATTAAAGCCGTTGCGCCGCAAAGTAGGGGTTGTGTTTCAATTTCCAGAACATCAGCTATTTGAAGAAACGGTTGAGAAAGATATTTGTTTTGGTCCGCTTAATTTTGGCGTTTCGGAAGAAGTTGCGAAGCAGAAAGCAAAAGAAGCGCTTGCCCTCGTTGGGCTTCCAGAGCAGCTACTTTCACAATCTCCTTTTGATTTAAGCGGAGGACAAATGCGCCGTGTGGCAATTGCAGGAATATTGGCGATGGAACCGGACGTTCTCGTATTAGATGAACCGACCGCAGGGTTAGATCCATATGGTCGGAAAGAAATAATGGAACTGTTCGCTCGTCTTCATCGCGAAAGACAGCTAACGACTATTTTAGTCACGCACAACATGGAAGATGCGGCGAAATATGCAGATTATATTGTTGTTATGCAAAAAGGAACGGTATGGAAAACAGGCACACCTCAAGCCATTTTTCGCGATATAGATGAGTTGCTGCAAGTAGGATTAAATGTACCCGAAACAGTGCTGTTAAAGCGAAAACTTGAAGAAAAAATCGGGCGAGAAATTCCCTCTCCATGTTTAACAAACGAGCAACTAGTCGCCGGAATAAAAGCGCTATTGTTTGGAGGGCGTCTATCATGA
- the truA gene encoding tRNA pseudouridine(38-40) synthase TruA, giving the protein MRRWKCTIAYDGTYFAGYQIQPNKRTVQGELERVLGTMHKEAIRVTASGRTDAGVHAHGQVIHFDSSLSLSPEGWKKALNAMLPDDVTVREVEQVHDSFHARYSVIAKEYRYKIRTAEERDVFSRHYAYHFPYPLDTEAMKQALVFVKGTHDFTSFCSAKTDMENRVRTIYEATLCVTDDGLEFRWIGNGFLYNMVRILVGTMLEVGQGKRSSASIPRILEGKDRQLAGKTAPAHGLYLWKVVYDN; this is encoded by the coding sequence ATGAGAAGATGGAAATGTACGATTGCTTATGATGGAACCTATTTTGCCGGATACCAAATTCAGCCGAATAAACGAACCGTACAAGGAGAACTCGAGCGAGTATTAGGGACGATGCATAAAGAAGCCATTCGTGTCACGGCTTCTGGTCGAACGGATGCCGGGGTGCATGCGCATGGGCAAGTTATCCATTTTGATTCTTCCTTATCACTTTCGCCAGAAGGATGGAAAAAAGCGTTGAATGCGATGTTGCCAGATGATGTGACAGTGCGGGAAGTTGAACAAGTCCACGACTCTTTCCATGCCCGTTATAGCGTGATCGCAAAAGAGTATCGATATAAAATTAGGACGGCAGAAGAAAGAGATGTATTCTCCCGTCATTATGCGTATCATTTTCCTTATCCATTGGACACGGAAGCGATGAAGCAGGCGCTGGTGTTTGTGAAAGGAACCCATGATTTTACAAGTTTTTGCTCGGCGAAAACAGACATGGAAAACCGTGTGCGGACGATTTATGAAGCAACGCTTTGTGTGACAGATGATGGTCTTGAATTTCGCTGGATTGGCAACGGATTTTTATATAATATGGTGCGCATTCTTGTGGGAACGATGTTAGAAGTCGGGCAAGGAAAAAGAAGTTCTGCTTCCATTCCAAGGATTTTAGAGGGAAAAGACCGGCAGTTAGCCGGGAAGACAGCTCCGGCGCACGGACTTTACTTATGGAAAGTCGTTTATGACAACTAA
- a CDS encoding energy-coupling factor ABC transporter ATP-binding protein, with protein MKELVLSVENLSFQYPGQPNEAVRNVTFHVYKGDWVAIVGHNGSGKSTVAKLLIGLLKPKHGEIRLFDTVLNEATVWQLRRRMGIVFQNPDNQFVGTTVQDDVAFALENNGIPREEMVERVQAAIRQVGMEEFLLKEPHHLSGGQKQRVALAGVLALQPDLIILDEATSMLDPKGKREVLEALINLRKKQQITILSITHDLEEAVRADKIIVMNEGEIVANGTPADIFSLGEKLVQFRLDLPFVMKIKKELQQTGIPLSVHSATIEELVDELWTLYLNK; from the coding sequence ATGAAAGAGCTAGTGTTATCGGTAGAAAACCTATCCTTCCAATATCCAGGTCAACCGAACGAAGCGGTTCGAAATGTAACGTTTCACGTTTATAAAGGCGATTGGGTAGCAATCGTTGGGCATAATGGTTCCGGAAAATCGACTGTCGCCAAACTATTAATTGGTTTGTTAAAACCGAAACACGGAGAGATTCGCCTGTTTGATACGGTGCTCAACGAAGCTACTGTTTGGCAGCTTCGTAGACGAATGGGTATCGTTTTTCAAAACCCAGACAACCAATTTGTCGGCACGACCGTCCAAGACGATGTGGCATTCGCCCTCGAAAACAATGGCATTCCTCGAGAAGAAATGGTCGAACGTGTCCAAGCGGCTATCCGTCAAGTGGGAATGGAAGAATTTTTGCTCAAAGAACCACATCATTTATCAGGTGGACAAAAGCAGCGAGTAGCGCTCGCTGGTGTTCTTGCGTTGCAGCCGGATCTCATCATTTTGGATGAAGCGACATCGATGCTCGATCCGAAAGGAAAGCGGGAAGTGTTAGAAGCGCTGATCAATTTGCGAAAAAAGCAACAAATAACGATTCTTTCAATTACCCACGATTTAGAAGAAGCGGTGCGAGCAGACAAAATCATTGTGATGAATGAAGGCGAAATAGTTGCCAACGGGACACCGGCAGACATTTTCTCGCTCGGGGAAAAGTTAGTACAATTTCGTCTTGACTTGCCGTTTGTCATGAAAATCAAAAAAGAGTTGCAACAAACAGGAATTCCCTTATCTGTTCACAGCGCAACAATAGAGGAGTTGGTGGATGAACTATGGACATTGTATTTGAACAAGTAG
- a CDS encoding KinB-signaling pathway activation protein, which produces MNSRKWVRLFFTTLAIGGMTTAITGMVTGWGKYEKLLTQGHIGEFFAVFVWFIGFGFIFSVISQMGFFAYLTVHRFGLGIFRFVSLWNSVQLVLISFVLFDLVYFRYQAFAEKGESIVSYVLVALFILFVGLVVAFIKKKATNKEAFVPALFFMTVVTVIEWFPALRINDENWLYLMLIPLLVCNAYQLLILHKLIGAK; this is translated from the coding sequence GTGAACAGCCGTAAATGGGTTCGATTATTTTTTACGACATTAGCAATCGGTGGGATGACGACTGCTATCACAGGAATGGTGACAGGATGGGGGAAATACGAAAAGCTTTTAACTCAGGGACATATCGGGGAATTTTTCGCCGTGTTTGTGTGGTTTATTGGATTTGGTTTTATTTTTAGCGTCATTAGCCAAATGGGCTTTTTTGCTTATTTAACGGTTCATCGGTTTGGATTAGGAATTTTTCGATTCGTTTCCCTTTGGAATTCTGTTCAGCTTGTCCTCATTTCATTCGTATTGTTTGATTTAGTGTATTTCCGCTATCAAGCGTTTGCGGAAAAAGGGGAATCGATTGTAAGTTATGTATTAGTGGCATTATTTATTTTATTTGTTGGACTCGTAGTGGCTTTTATCAAGAAAAAAGCAACGAATAAAGAAGCATTCGTTCCAGCGTTGTTTTTTATGACGGTTGTGACGGTCATTGAATGGTTCCCAGCATTGCGAATTAACGATGAAAATTGGCTTTATTTAATGCTTATTCCATTATTAGTATGTAACGCATACCAACTCCTTATCCTCCATAAATTGATAGGTGCAAAATAA
- the rpsI gene encoding 30S ribosomal protein S9, producing the protein MAQVQYYGTGRRKSSVARVRLVPGDGRIVINNRDIQEYIPSQALIEVVKQPLVLTETLGSYDVLVNVHGGGFSGQAGAIRHGIARALLEVDPEYRQTLKRAGLLTRDARMKERKKYGLKGARRAPQFSKR; encoded by the coding sequence TTGGCACAGGTACAATATTACGGCACAGGCCGTCGCAAAAGTTCTGTTGCACGTGTACGCTTAGTTCCTGGTGACGGGCGCATCGTTATCAATAATCGTGACATTCAAGAGTACATTCCATCTCAAGCATTAATCGAAGTAGTAAAACAACCGCTTGTATTAACAGAAACATTAGGAAGCTACGACGTATTAGTAAACGTTCATGGCGGTGGCTTCTCTGGTCAAGCTGGCGCAATTCGCCATGGTATTGCGCGCGCATTGTTAGAAGTAGACCCAGAATATCGTCAAACGTTAAAACGCGCAGGCTTGTTAACTCGCGATGCTCGCATGAAAGAACGTAAGAAATACGGTCTCAAAGGCGCACGTCGTGCACCACAATTCTCCAAACGTTAA
- the cwlD gene encoding N-acetylmuramoyl-L-alanine amidase CwlD, translated as MKIKLWGILISTVLLIVFFQYMIGSTSSMKSWNLPLSGRIIILDPGHGGPDGGAVGEDVLEKEVALRVAVKLRDYLQQQGALVLLTREDDYDLAKKDTKGYSRRKVEDLKKRVQLINQSEADLFISIHLNAIPSPRWRGAQTFYYGSLIENERLAKFIQAELRRNLENTDRSAKVINTVYLLKYAKKPGALVEVGFLSNEEERELLASDHYQTKLAAAIYKGVLRYFSDETSLPE; from the coding sequence ATGAAAATAAAACTATGGGGCATACTGATTAGCACCGTTTTGCTCATTGTTTTTTTTCAATATATGATAGGTAGTACAAGCTCCATGAAATCGTGGAATCTTCCACTTTCGGGGAGGATTATTATTTTAGATCCAGGGCATGGGGGACCGGATGGGGGAGCTGTTGGCGAAGATGTATTGGAAAAAGAAGTGGCTCTTCGGGTAGCCGTGAAGCTGCGGGACTATTTGCAGCAGCAAGGAGCGCTTGTGTTATTGACCCGCGAAGATGATTACGATCTAGCAAAGAAGGATACAAAAGGGTATAGCCGACGCAAAGTGGAAGATTTGAAAAAACGCGTTCAACTAATTAACCAATCAGAAGCCGACTTATTTATTAGTATTCATTTAAATGCCATTCCATCTCCAAGATGGAGAGGAGCACAGACATTTTATTACGGATCGTTAATTGAAAATGAGCGGTTAGCGAAATTTATTCAAGCAGAATTACGCCGAAATTTAGAAAACACCGATCGTTCCGCAAAAGTAATCAACACCGTCTATTTATTAAAATACGCTAAAAAACCAGGTGCATTAGTCGAAGTTGGTTTTTTATCAAACGAGGAAGAGCGGGAACTGCTTGCTTCCGACCACTATCAAACAAAGCTTGCTGCAGCTATTTATAAAGGGGTGCTTCGTTATTTTTCTGATGAAACAAGTCTGCCGGAGTGA
- the rplQ gene encoding 50S ribosomal protein L17 yields the protein MSYRKLGRTSAQRKALLRDLATDLIINERIETTEARAKELRSVVEKMITLGKRGDLHARRQAAAFIRKEVANTETGQDAIQKLFSDIAPRYQDRQGGYTRIMKLGPRRGDGAPMVIIELV from the coding sequence ATGTCATACAGAAAATTAGGACGTACAAGCGCTCAACGCAAAGCGTTGCTTCGCGACTTAGCGACTGATTTAATCATTAACGAGCGTATTGAAACGACGGAAGCTCGTGCAAAAGAATTACGTTCGGTCGTTGAAAAAATGATCACGTTAGGAAAACGTGGTGACTTGCATGCTCGTCGTCAAGCAGCTGCGTTTATCCGCAAAGAAGTAGCAAACACAGAAACTGGTCAAGATGCGATTCAAAAATTATTTAGTGATATTGCTCCACGCTACCAAGATCGTCAAGGTGGTTATACACGCATTATGAAACTTGGTCCGCGTCGTGGCGATGGCGCACCAATGGTTATTATTGAACTCGTGTAA
- a CDS encoding DUF2521 family protein has translation MNVITSFKEKKREKEIKYERKLLRELSLDKLQRKASETFRFFYPHDQLPAIVEDGCIDMAIEAYLLGASYSRFGYYGESAERVKVRCAKQEQYLADALFEFFCFFSSPHEKDAEILHDTCDCYISYWWLEGFETGKKRWRLKLH, from the coding sequence ATGAATGTGATCACATCTTTTAAAGAAAAGAAGCGGGAAAAAGAAATTAAATATGAACGAAAGCTATTGCGGGAACTGTCGTTAGACAAGCTGCAACGAAAAGCGAGCGAAACTTTCCGTTTCTTTTATCCGCATGACCAATTACCAGCTATTGTGGAAGATGGCTGCATCGATATGGCGATTGAAGCATATTTGCTCGGAGCTAGCTATAGCCGGTTTGGATATTATGGGGAGTCGGCGGAGAGAGTGAAAGTACGTTGTGCCAAACAAGAACAATATTTAGCGGATGCGCTATTTGAATTTTTTTGTTTTTTCAGCAGTCCCCACGAAAAGGATGCAGAAATTTTACACGATACGTGTGATTGCTACATTTCTTATTGGTGGCTGGAAGGGTTTGAAACAGGAAAAAAGCGGTGGCGGCTAAAACTACATTAA
- the pdaB gene encoding polysaccharide deacetylase family sporulation protein PdaB yields MRFFYTLNGRSLKKGLIIVFAAFFTAFILYVQKVYHPTFSTPSGPKAIYKAEKSKHEVALTFDISWGDENALPILDVLKKNGIKNATFFLSASWAERHPQIVKRIKEDGHEIGSMGYNFTDYTQLEDANIRRDLMQAEKVFDTLGIKRVTLLRPPGGNFNTNVLKIADSLGYTVVHWSVDSKDWLNPGVDNIINNVVQEMKAGDIVLLHASDSAKQTAKALPQIIQAMKHSGYKNVSISQLIENGETSNKEIN; encoded by the coding sequence TTGCGCTTTTTCTACACCTTAAACGGCCGTTCTTTGAAAAAAGGGCTTATTATTGTATTTGCGGCATTTTTTACTGCTTTCATTTTATATGTACAGAAAGTGTATCATCCTACCTTCTCCACACCAAGCGGTCCAAAAGCGATTTATAAAGCAGAAAAAAGCAAACATGAAGTGGCCTTAACATTCGATATTAGCTGGGGAGACGAAAATGCTTTGCCAATTCTTGATGTCCTAAAGAAAAATGGCATTAAAAACGCCACGTTCTTTCTATCAGCTTCATGGGCTGAACGACATCCACAAATCGTCAAAAGAATCAAAGAAGACGGGCATGAAATCGGCAGCATGGGATACAATTTTACCGATTACACGCAACTAGAAGACGCGAACATAAGACGAGACTTAATGCAAGCAGAGAAAGTGTTTGATACTCTCGGCATTAAACGTGTCACATTGCTTCGTCCACCAGGCGGAAATTTTAATACAAACGTTTTAAAAATCGCCGACTCGTTAGGTTATACGGTTGTTCATTGGAGTGTGGATTCAAAAGATTGGCTGAACCCGGGAGTGGACAACATTATTAATAACGTCGTTCAAGAGATGAAAGCTGGCGACATTGTTTTGCTGCATGCTTCAGATTCCGCAAAACAAACCGCAAAAGCTCTACCGCAAATTATTCAGGCGATGAAACACAGTGGCTATAAAAATGTAAGCATTTCTCAACTAATTGAGAATGGAGAAACCTCTAATAAAGAAATTAATTAG
- a CDS encoding DNA-directed RNA polymerase subunit alpha, with the protein MIEIEKPKIETVEISEDAKYGKFVVEPLERGYGTTLGNSLRRILLSSLPGAAVTSIQIDGVLHEFSTIEGVVEDVTAIILNVKKLALKIYSDEEKTLEIDVQGEGVVTAADITHDSDVEILNPDLHIATLAEGGHLRMRMTAKRGRGYTPADANKREDQPIGVIPIDSIYTPVSRVAYQVENTRVGQVTNYDKLTLDVWTDGSIGPKEAVSLGAKILTEHLNIFVGLTDEAQNAEIMIEKEEDQKEKVLEMTIEELDLSVRSYNCLKRAGINTVQELAQKTEEDMMKVRNLGRKSLEEVKAKLEELGLGLRKDD; encoded by the coding sequence ATGATCGAAATCGAAAAGCCAAAAATCGAGACGGTTGAAATCAGCGAAGATGCCAAGTACGGCAAATTCGTCGTTGAACCACTTGAGCGTGGATATGGTACAACTTTGGGTAACTCCTTACGTCGTATCCTATTATCCTCACTCCCTGGTGCCGCTGTGACATCTATTCAAATAGATGGAGTACTGCATGAGTTCTCAACAATTGAAGGCGTCGTAGAAGATGTGACAGCAATCATTTTAAACGTAAAGAAACTTGCGTTGAAAATTTACTCTGACGAAGAAAAGACGCTTGAAATTGATGTACAGGGTGAAGGAGTTGTCACGGCTGCTGATATTACTCACGATAGCGATGTAGAAATATTAAACCCGGACCTTCATATTGCTACGTTGGCTGAGGGCGGCCATCTTCGCATGAGAATGACGGCAAAACGAGGACGTGGGTATACTCCAGCTGATGCCAATAAACGCGAGGATCAGCCAATAGGTGTTATCCCTATCGATTCGATTTATACACCAGTATCGCGCGTAGCTTATCAAGTGGAAAACACTCGTGTCGGTCAAGTCACGAATTATGATAAGCTGACGCTAGATGTTTGGACAGACGGAAGCATCGGTCCAAAAGAAGCTGTTTCGCTTGGAGCGAAAATTTTAACAGAGCACTTGAACATTTTCGTTGGGTTGACAGATGAAGCACAAAATGCGGAAATCATGATCGAAAAAGAAGAAGACCAAAAAGAAAAAGTGCTCGAAATGACGATTGAAGAACTTGATTTGTCTGTTCGTTCTTATAACTGTTTAAAACGTGCGGGTATTAACACTGTCCAAGAACTTGCACAAAAAACAGAAGAAGATATGATGAAAGTACGTAACCTAGGTCGGAAATCGCTTGAAGAAGTAAAAGCGAAACTCGAAGAACTTGGATTAGGCTTACGGAAAGATGACTAG
- the gerD gene encoding spore germination lipoprotein GerD has translation MRNWALLLILFFFTLSSCAPQEKSPAPPDYDQIKKMVVDILKTDEGKKAIQDVMTEDKVKQQLIMDQTVVKQTIEQVLTAKKGMEFWKKAFEDPKFAESFAKSLKIEQEKTIKALMKDPEYQGMMIDILKSPEMEKASLTVLKSKEFRGHLQKVITETFDSPLFKAKIQDLLIKAAENMQSTKKQSGGGEGSGQQQDGSQ, from the coding sequence ATGAGAAATTGGGCGCTGCTCCTCATATTGTTTTTTTTCACGCTTAGCTCTTGTGCTCCACAAGAAAAAAGTCCTGCTCCACCGGACTACGACCAAATAAAAAAAATGGTGGTCGATATTTTAAAAACAGATGAAGGAAAAAAAGCCATTCAAGATGTGATGACTGAAGATAAGGTAAAACAGCAACTCATTATGGACCAAACGGTCGTCAAGCAAACAATCGAACAAGTGTTAACAGCAAAAAAAGGAATGGAATTTTGGAAAAAGGCGTTTGAAGATCCGAAATTTGCAGAAAGCTTTGCAAAAAGCTTAAAAATAGAACAAGAAAAAACGATTAAAGCATTGATGAAAGATCCTGAGTATCAAGGGATGATGATCGATATATTAAAAAGTCCTGAAATGGAAAAAGCATCACTTACCGTTCTAAAAAGCAAAGAGTTTCGCGGTCATCTTCAAAAAGTGATAACAGAAACGTTTGATAGTCCATTGTTTAAAGCAAAAATTCAAGATCTTTTAATCAAAGCAGCGGAAAATATGCAAAGTACGAAAAAGCAAAGTGGTGGAGGAGAAGGCAGTGGCCAACAGCAGGATGGTAGCCAATAA
- the tsaE gene encoding tRNA (adenosine(37)-N6)-threonylcarbamoyltransferase complex ATPase subunit type 1 TsaE encodes MKRYEHSVHSVEETLEFAFQLGEKLKENDVIALEGDLGAGKTTFTKGLAKGLGITRTINSPTFTIVKEYQGRLSLYHMDVYRLEDTLEDLGFDEYFEGDGVTVIEWAYLIQPQLPRELLWIYLYHQGETERKIVLEPVGERYEQLCKEIMGK; translated from the coding sequence ATGAAACGTTATGAACATAGTGTGCACTCCGTCGAGGAAACGCTGGAGTTTGCTTTTCAGTTAGGAGAAAAACTAAAAGAAAATGACGTTATTGCGCTTGAAGGCGACTTAGGAGCTGGGAAAACTACTTTTACAAAAGGGCTAGCTAAAGGGTTAGGAATTACCCGAACGATTAACAGTCCTACCTTTACAATCGTTAAAGAGTACCAAGGACGGCTCTCGCTGTATCATATGGACGTATATCGTTTAGAGGATACGTTGGAAGACTTAGGGTTTGATGAGTATTTTGAGGGTGACGGTGTGACTGTCATTGAATGGGCGTACTTGATTCAACCACAACTTCCTCGTGAGTTGTTATGGATTTATTTATACCATCAAGGGGAAACAGAGCGGAAAATAGTCCTTGAACCGGTTGGAGAACGATATGAACAGTTATGTAAGGAGATTATGGGGAAATGA
- a CDS encoding energy-coupling factor transporter transmembrane component T family protein, giving the protein MNVIIGRYVPSNSVIHRMDPRAKLLTMFIYAASVFFANSSVTYAMSTVFLFILLLLLRVPFSFIMKGLRPVLWIVLFTFFLHAFLTKEGALLYQIGELAIYEGGLRKGVFISLRFLLLIVITTWLTISTTPVEVTDAVESIFGPLKRFRVPVHELALMMSISLRFIPTLMEETEKIMKAQAARGVDFYGGPFGERMKAITSLLIPLFIHAFKRAEELAIAMEARGYRGGEGRTKYRLLTWGWIDTWLLASTVGMTIVLLLFRT; this is encoded by the coding sequence ATGAATGTCATCATCGGAAGATACGTACCAAGCAATTCTGTCATTCATCGCATGGACCCTCGTGCGAAACTGCTTACTATGTTTATTTATGCTGCCAGCGTCTTTTTTGCGAACAGTAGCGTTACGTATGCAATGTCGACTGTGTTCTTGTTTATCCTGCTTCTTTTATTGCGAGTGCCGTTTTCGTTTATTATGAAAGGATTACGTCCTGTTCTTTGGATTGTGCTATTTACATTTTTTTTGCATGCTTTTTTGACGAAAGAAGGCGCATTGCTTTATCAAATAGGGGAACTCGCGATATATGAAGGAGGCTTACGAAAAGGGGTATTTATTTCGCTCCGATTTCTCCTATTAATTGTAATCACGACATGGCTAACCATTTCAACGACGCCAGTAGAAGTGACCGATGCGGTAGAAAGTATATTTGGCCCGTTAAAACGATTCCGTGTTCCTGTACATGAATTGGCGCTTATGATGTCGATTTCGCTCCGTTTTATCCCAACGTTAATGGAAGAAACAGAGAAAATAATGAAGGCACAGGCAGCGCGAGGCGTTGATTTTTATGGCGGACCGTTCGGGGAACGAATGAAGGCGATAACGTCCTTGCTTATCCCATTATTCATTCATGCTTTTAAACGAGCGGAAGAACTGGCAATCGCAATGGAAGCGCGCGGATATCGGGGCGGCGAAGGGCGAACGAAATACCGATTATTAACATGGGGTTGGATCGATACATGGTTACTTGCTTCTACTGTCGGGATGACAATTGTATTACTTTTATTCCGAACGTAA